The following proteins come from a genomic window of Flavobacteriaceae bacterium MAR_2010_188:
- a CDS encoding glycogen debranching enzyme, putative has protein sequence MEDFLSKEWLITNGIGGYASSSISCANTRTYHGMLVASFNPPVDRIVVVPKVEERIYVNGSYQDLATNRYQDGIYPNGFELMKDFKLQPCPTWIYANTDWQIEKSIVMVSGSNTTILRYKNTGLVEYNLELHPLFSYCNFHQCRKENPRTDFFSEIFENHIKTFPYYQSSPFYTSWSEGNFVVNDVWYKNVKLLKEEFRGLDDIIDYFRVGYISHILKPGEEMMLCFTTENFPLENTIEELYKNRLNQLTQVPSYKTKDRFFQDLLDSGGQFIVDRNSTEAKTILAGYHWFSDWGRDILISMRGLTICTGKKDISESILNTLLSYLDGGMLPNRFPDYKEDEVEYNSVDAALWTFVTLFDYFNKFEDLDFIASKMDCLQEILENYSKGTRFNIHQIEEGFIYVGEEGFQLTWMDAKVNGEVITPRIGCPVEITMLWYNALKIYQFFCDKLNIEMASQYTNSISKIEANFRTQFFNDKGFLYDVIIPNEKYDARFRPNQIYALSLPFTILNQDEKISVFDKLNEKLYTPYGLRTLNVEHKEFIGEYSGDQWSRDNAYHQGTVWPFLLSEYFRVYFDLNGISPETKRYVLGEFEALKKHFYEEEGLHCISEIFDGLNPSVGKGCINQAWSVAALLKLYIDFDLDKV, from the coding sequence ATGGAGGACTTTCTTAGCAAGGAATGGTTGATTACAAATGGTATTGGGGGTTACGCCTCCTCATCTATTTCATGTGCCAATACCCGAACTTATCACGGAATGTTGGTCGCTTCATTTAATCCGCCAGTAGATAGGATTGTAGTGGTACCTAAAGTTGAAGAGAGAATTTATGTGAATGGCAGTTATCAAGATTTGGCCACCAACCGTTATCAGGATGGAATTTACCCAAATGGCTTCGAATTGATGAAAGATTTTAAACTTCAACCTTGCCCAACTTGGATTTACGCAAACACTGACTGGCAAATTGAGAAATCCATTGTAATGGTTTCTGGAAGCAATACCACTATTTTACGTTATAAAAACACTGGTTTGGTTGAATATAATTTAGAGCTTCATCCGTTGTTTTCCTATTGTAATTTTCATCAGTGTAGAAAAGAAAATCCGCGAACTGATTTTTTCTCAGAAATATTCGAAAATCATATTAAAACCTTTCCTTATTATCAGTCATCACCGTTTTATACATCTTGGTCTGAAGGAAATTTCGTGGTCAATGATGTCTGGTATAAAAATGTGAAGTTGCTAAAAGAGGAGTTTCGAGGATTGGATGATATAATAGATTATTTCAGGGTTGGTTACATCAGTCATATCTTGAAGCCTGGCGAAGAGATGATGTTATGTTTCACCACAGAAAATTTCCCTTTAGAAAATACGATAGAAGAACTTTATAAAAATCGTTTAAACCAGTTAACTCAGGTACCTTCTTATAAAACAAAAGACAGATTTTTTCAGGATTTACTTGATAGTGGTGGGCAATTTATAGTCGATAGAAATTCTACCGAAGCTAAAACCATACTTGCCGGCTATCATTGGTTTTCGGATTGGGGCAGGGATATTCTAATTTCGATGCGTGGTTTAACCATTTGCACTGGTAAAAAAGATATTTCTGAATCTATTCTAAACACTCTGCTTAGTTATTTGGATGGTGGCATGTTACCAAATCGGTTTCCGGATTATAAAGAAGATGAAGTTGAATATAACTCGGTGGACGCGGCTTTATGGACTTTTGTGACCTTATTCGATTATTTTAATAAGTTCGAAGATTTGGATTTTATTGCTTCAAAAATGGATTGCCTTCAAGAAATACTTGAAAATTATTCAAAAGGCACCCGATTTAATATCCATCAAATTGAAGAAGGATTTATTTACGTGGGTGAAGAGGGTTTTCAGCTTACTTGGATGGACGCAAAGGTTAACGGTGAAGTAATCACGCCTAGGATTGGTTGTCCGGTAGAAATTACCATGCTTTGGTATAATGCTCTTAAGATTTACCAATTTTTCTGTGATAAACTTAATATTGAAATGGCCTCTCAATACACTAACAGCATTTCTAAGATTGAAGCAAATTTTCGAACTCAATTTTTCAATGATAAAGGTTTTCTTTATGATGTTATTATCCCGAATGAAAAATATGACGCTCGTTTTCGACCCAATCAAATTTATGCGCTCAGCTTACCATTTACGATTTTAAATCAGGATGAAAAGATTTCGGTTTTCGACAAGCTAAACGAGAAACTATATACGCCTTATGGACTTCGCACTCTTAATGTAGAACATAAGGAATTTATAGGTGAATATTCCGGCGATCAGTGGTCGCGCGATAATGCTTACCATCAAGGCACCGTTTGGCCTTTTCTTTTATCAGAATATTTTAGGGTTTATTTCGATTTAAATGGAATTTCTCCTGAAACTAAAAGATATGTTTTAGGTGAGTTTGAAGCTTTAAAAAAGCATTTTTATGAAGAGGAAGGGCTTCATTGTATTTCAGAAATTTTTGATGGACTAAATCCATCTGTTGGCAAGGGTTGTATAAATCAAGCTTGGTCGGTGGCGGCTTTGTTAAAGCTTTATATCGATTTTGATTTAGATAAAGTTTAA
- a CDS encoding starvation-inducible DNA-binding protein: protein MKTDIGITEKNRKAVSDSLSKLLADEFVLYTKTRNAHWNVQGQDFFDKHKFFEMLYEQSDSLMDRVAERIRQLGATSPATLKSFLSLTKLKETDGQKNDSLFFIEDLLNDHETIIKEMRDNITPYAEKYKDSGTSDFITGLMEEHEKIAWLLRAHFLQK from the coding sequence ATGAAAACCGATATAGGAATTACCGAAAAAAACAGAAAAGCTGTTTCTGACAGTCTATCTAAATTATTAGCAGATGAATTTGTTCTTTATACAAAAACAAGAAATGCCCATTGGAACGTGCAAGGTCAAGACTTTTTTGATAAACACAAATTCTTTGAAATGCTTTACGAACAATCCGATTCTTTAATGGACAGGGTTGCAGAAAGAATTAGACAATTAGGCGCAACATCTCCCGCGACTTTAAAAAGTTTTCTTTCCTTGACAAAACTTAAAGAAACCGATGGTCAAAAAAATGATAGCTTATTTTTTATTGAAGATTTATTGAATGACCACGAAACCATAATTAAGGAAATGCGTGATAATATTACCCCTTATGCTGAAAAATATAAAGATTCAGGAACCAGTGACTTTATTACCGGACTTATGGAAGAACATGAAAAAATCGCTTGGTTATTAAGAGCTCATTTTCTTCAGAAATAA
- a CDS encoding Predicted oxidoreductase: MPDKLIKRKLGKNGPKVSSIGLGCMGLSFGYGPETEKADAIKVLRTAYDKGVTLFDTAESYGPFTNETLMGEALKPFRKEIVVATKFGFKNAEPNDGLDSRPKNIRKVAEESLKRLRTDYIDIFYQHRVDPNIPIEDVAGTVKDLVTEGKVKYFGLSEASPQTIEKAYQELPVTVLQSEYSLWWREPEKEIFPLLEELGIGFVPFSPLGRGFLTGTITKDTQFTKNDFRHNVPRFKEKNRDANQVLVKILKDIASDKNATPAQIALAWILAQKPYIVPIPGTTKLNRLEENLNSLSVSLSESDLTKIEDSFSKLGVKGDRYSAELMKRTGK; encoded by the coding sequence ATGCCCGATAAATTAATTAAAAGGAAATTAGGCAAGAACGGTCCAAAAGTATCTTCTATTGGACTAGGTTGTATGGGCCTTAGCTTTGGCTACGGCCCAGAAACTGAAAAGGCTGATGCCATTAAGGTGCTAAGGACGGCTTATGATAAAGGCGTAACCTTATTCGATACTGCAGAATCTTATGGTCCTTTTACCAACGAAACTTTGATGGGTGAAGCGCTTAAGCCTTTTAGAAAGGAAATAGTTGTCGCAACAAAATTTGGATTTAAGAATGCCGAACCCAATGATGGCTTGGATAGCCGACCTAAAAATATCAGGAAAGTTGCGGAAGAATCTTTAAAAAGACTTCGGACAGACTACATCGATATTTTTTATCAGCATCGGGTAGACCCAAATATACCGATTGAAGATGTAGCGGGAACCGTTAAAGATTTAGTGACGGAAGGCAAGGTTAAATATTTTGGCTTATCCGAAGCGAGTCCACAAACAATAGAGAAAGCATATCAAGAATTACCGGTAACCGTGCTACAAAGCGAATATTCCTTGTGGTGGAGAGAACCAGAAAAAGAGATATTCCCGCTTTTAGAAGAATTGGGTATTGGTTTTGTCCCCTTTAGCCCACTCGGACGTGGATTCCTAACCGGTACAATTACCAAGGATACCCAATTCACAAAAAATGATTTTAGGCATAACGTCCCGAGATTTAAGGAAAAAAATCGGGATGCCAATCAAGTTTTGGTGAAGATTCTCAAAGATATTGCGTCTGATAAAAATGCGACTCCTGCTCAAATTGCTTTGGCTTGGATATTAGCCCAAAAACCATATATAGTCCCTATCCCGGGTACAACCAAGTTGAACCGATTAGAAGAAAATTTAAACTCACTTTCGGTTTCGCTTTCAGAATCAGACCTGACTAAAATCGAGGATTCTTTCTCTAAACTAGGAGTGAAGGGAGATCGGTATTCTGCAGAACTAATGAAACGAACCGGTAAATAA
- a CDS encoding Glyoxylase, beta-lactamase superfamily II, producing the protein MNIKQFEYKPLSHYSYAIVSEGKMAVIDPERDPSQYYQYAEDSGATIVAVFETHPHADFISSHLQILQETGATIYNSEKTGADYPHQSFDEGDTLQLGKIEISALNTPGHSPDSITIVAKDGNATALFTGDTIFIGDVGRPDLRESAGNLKSKRQDLAEAMYNTVTTKFKNLPDAALIFPAHGAGSLCGKSMSDANSSTLGNERMGNWAFKEQTKEEFVNVLLENQPFIPSYFGYDVEMNKTGAENLRKSISEIPFKLNSSIDDKNVIVDIRDEAIYKKGHVSGSFNIQATSANSKFETWLGAIVKPNEDFHIVIESSSDLEGILNRVSKIGYEKSLKSVITLNEAEIEKTDILDLDHFKNHPEEYTIIDIRNKSEVEEGKFFKNALSHPLNDLRNSFDEIPSAKPIVVHCAGGYRSAAGSSILENKFENTKVFDLGEAVKEFQD; encoded by the coding sequence ATGAACATTAAACAATTTGAGTATAAACCTTTGTCCCATTATTCTTATGCCATTGTGAGCGAAGGCAAGATGGCGGTAATAGACCCAGAGAGAGATCCTTCCCAATATTATCAATATGCCGAAGACAGCGGAGCTACAATCGTAGCCGTGTTTGAAACCCATCCGCATGCTGATTTTATAAGTTCTCATCTTCAGATTCTTCAAGAAACAGGAGCAACCATATATAACAGTGAAAAAACTGGAGCCGATTATCCTCACCAATCATTTGATGAGGGCGATACTTTACAACTAGGGAAAATTGAGATTTCGGCATTAAATACGCCTGGTCATTCTCCAGATAGTATTACCATTGTTGCTAAGGACGGCAATGCTACAGCCTTATTTACTGGCGATACGATTTTTATTGGTGACGTTGGCAGGCCGGATCTTCGCGAAAGTGCGGGTAACTTAAAGTCAAAAAGACAGGACCTGGCCGAAGCCATGTATAATACCGTCACTACTAAATTTAAAAATCTCCCGGATGCCGCATTGATTTTTCCGGCTCACGGTGCAGGATCTTTGTGCGGAAAAAGTATGAGCGACGCCAATAGCAGTACGCTAGGTAATGAACGGATGGGTAATTGGGCATTTAAAGAGCAAACTAAAGAGGAATTTGTAAATGTTCTTTTAGAGAATCAACCTTTTATACCTTCGTATTTTGGTTATGATGTTGAAATGAATAAGACTGGTGCTGAAAATCTAAGAAAATCAATTTCTGAAATTCCGTTTAAGTTGAATTCTTCAATTGATGATAAGAATGTTATCGTAGATATTCGGGATGAAGCTATTTATAAAAAAGGCCATGTGTCCGGAAGCTTTAATATACAAGCGACTTCGGCCAATTCTAAATTCGAAACTTGGCTAGGAGCTATCGTAAAACCAAATGAAGATTTTCATATAGTGATTGAATCGTCTTCAGATTTAGAGGGCATTCTCAATCGGGTATCAAAAATCGGATATGAAAAAAGTCTAAAATCGGTGATAACTTTGAACGAAGCTGAAATTGAAAAAACTGACATTTTAGATCTTGATCACTTCAAAAATCATCCCGAGGAATATACCATCATTGATATCAGAAATAAAAGCGAAGTTGAAGAAGGCAAGTTCTTTAAAAATGCCCTCTCACATCCTTTAAATGACCTTAGGAATTCTTTTGATGAAATCCCTAGCGCCAAACCGATTGTAGTTCATTGCGCCGGTGGTTACAGAAGTGCTGCCGGAAGTAGTATTCTAGAAAATAAGTTTGAAAACACCAAAGTTTTTGACTTAGGTGAAGCTGTTAAGGAATTTCAAGATTAG
- a CDS encoding Rhodanese-related sulfurtransferase, whose amino-acid sequence MKYLLILFITTLSFTTSNAQVKDTITVLNAEQFTKAISADSIQLLDVRTPEEFAEGHINDAQNINFLEPETFYIEVEKLDRSKPLYLYCRSGNRSGQAAVKLDSLGFKKIYDLKGGYMNYPKPEKE is encoded by the coding sequence ATGAAATATTTACTGATTCTTTTTATAACGACACTTAGTTTTACAACTTCCAACGCTCAGGTGAAGGATACCATTACCGTTTTAAATGCTGAACAATTCACTAAAGCTATTTCTGCAGATAGCATTCAATTGTTAGATGTTAGGACCCCGGAAGAGTTTGCGGAAGGTCATATCAATGACGCGCAAAATATTAATTTTTTAGAACCTGAAACTTTTTATATCGAAGTCGAGAAATTGGATCGCTCTAAACCATTATACCTCTATTGTCGTTCTGGAAACAGAAGCGGCCAGGCTGCGGTTAAACTAGATTCGCTCGGGTTTAAAAAAATCTATGATTTAAAAGGTGGATATATGAACTATCCAAAACCTGAAAAAGAATAA
- a CDS encoding Methyltransferase domain-containing protein, with product MNELNLIQNTDIYLIDQILKGRYFQGEKILDAGCGSGRNLPWFIHNKLEVFATDINLEVVENIKEIFTTLEKNSVQANLESLPYQKNEFDHIICSAVLHFASSTQNFIDMFSELVRVLKVNGTLFIRMTTDVGVEATIREIGDGVSSLKDGSDRFLLTKSLLFDLMIIHNLEFLEPFKTTVVEDLRSMATVMLIKKRC from the coding sequence ATGAATGAATTGAATTTAATCCAGAACACCGACATTTATCTTATCGACCAAATCTTGAAAGGCAGATATTTTCAGGGTGAAAAAATTTTGGATGCCGGATGTGGATCAGGTAGAAACTTGCCATGGTTCATTCACAACAAACTAGAGGTATTTGCAACGGACATAAATCTTGAAGTTGTTGAAAATATAAAAGAAATTTTCACAACGCTTGAAAAAAACAGTGTACAAGCAAATCTTGAAAGCTTGCCCTATCAAAAAAATGAGTTCGACCATATTATTTGCTCCGCAGTGCTTCATTTTGCCAGCAGCACTCAAAATTTTATCGATATGTTTTCTGAATTGGTTAGAGTTCTAAAAGTAAACGGAACACTGTTTATAAGAATGACCACGGACGTTGGGGTAGAAGCGACCATCAGAGAAATTGGTGATGGGGTATCTTCGTTGAAGGACGGAAGCGATAGATTTTTACTGACCAAATCGTTATTGTTTGATTTAATGATCATTCATAATCTCGAATTCTTAGAGCCTTTTAAAACGACGGTTGTAGAAGATTTAAGGAGTATGGCAACGGTGATGTTGATTAAGAAGAGGTGTTAA
- a CDS encoding Por secretion system C-terminal sorting domain-containing protein, translated as MKKTVVTVGLLLLTATISFSQSLSPTLLASQGGFDKSETMVLEWTLGESAIETVAEKNVIYSQGFIQPTLKRSLALIQIKDEMLLFPNPVTTFLNVKLISEKDAKVSTDIYNVNGSLLKHFENEFSISKIVKLDVADLPSGIYFVKITTANGPSDSHKIIKY; from the coding sequence ATGAAAAAAACTGTAGTAACGGTGGGTCTTCTCCTGCTGACGGCTACGATTTCTTTTTCTCAAAGTTTGTCGCCAACCCTCCTTGCGTCCCAGGGCGGGTTTGATAAATCGGAAACCATGGTCCTAGAATGGACCTTGGGAGAAAGTGCCATCGAAACTGTTGCAGAAAAGAATGTAATCTACTCTCAAGGATTTATCCAACCGACATTAAAACGGTCGTTGGCGCTTATCCAGATTAAAGATGAAATGCTTCTCTTCCCCAATCCGGTGACCACATTTTTAAATGTGAAACTAATCTCAGAAAAAGATGCTAAAGTTTCCACGGACATATACAATGTCAATGGAAGCCTTCTTAAACATTTTGAAAATGAATTTTCAATATCTAAAATCGTTAAGCTAGATGTGGCGGACTTACCATCCGGAATCTACTTCGTAAAGATTACCACCGCGAACGGTCCTTCCGATTCGCACAAAATCATTAAATACTAA